In Terriglobia bacterium, a single window of DNA contains:
- a CDS encoding helix-turn-helix domain-containing protein translates to MDWKQKLGEQIRRARARQGMTQHELRAALKEADFELSVNSIGHYERGERAPGIDDLRKIAFALKADRFEIDENLRIEFSKNGKARPEIVPQQLTLAFDDKGGVTVRIESAREGLIIKKNTA, encoded by the coding sequence ATGGATTGGAAGCAAAAATTAGGCGAACAGATTCGACGCGCCAGGGCGCGCCAGGGCATGACCCAGCACGAACTCAGGGCGGCCCTCAAAGAAGCTGATTTCGAGCTTAGCGTGAACAGCATTGGACACTATGAAAGAGGGGAAAGAGCACCCGGCATCGATGACCTGCGGAAAATTGCATTCGCTCTAAAGGCCGATCGATTTGAGATCGATGAGAACCTCCGAATAGAATTCAGCAAAAACGGCAAGGCGCGTCCCGAAATAGTACCTCAGCAGCTAACCCTGGCTTTCGACGACAAGGGTGGAGTTACTGTCAGAATCGAATCAGCCAGAGAAGGATTGATCATCAAGAAGAATACTGCCTGA
- the mnmE gene encoding tRNA uridine-5-carboxymethylaminomethyl(34) synthesis GTPase MnmE, producing MNLDDTIVAIATPPGRGGIGVVRLSGPQARPIAEGMLRLKHELAAGHASFCELIEPDNGERVDEAVVTFFAKPHSYTADDVVEISAHGAPVVLRYIVELATARGARLAEPGEFTMRAFLNGRIDLTQAEAVRDLIESQTLYQAKVAAQQLEGALSKRLQPVKKRLVDLIAVMEAGIDFAEDDVAVLPSEEIRQRINAIESPLEQLRASFAYGKLVHEGLTLAIVGRPNVGKSSLFNRLVERERAIVTATPGTTRDLVTETVALGGIPIKLVDTAGIRQSSDEAESIGIRKSYEALSEADMVLVVLDSTQPLAAGDHDLLRVCEGRRAVAVANKSDLPGAWSWQLSARKIFPTSALTGEGIDALRAEILAQVSGHSGGEQETGFLTNIRHQRLVEESIASLEAARVAVDSKTPHEMIMLDLYGALRPLDAITGETTTDDILNLIFSSFCIGK from the coding sequence ATGAACTTGGATGACACCATCGTCGCGATAGCCACGCCGCCCGGACGCGGCGGCATCGGCGTGGTGCGTCTCTCCGGCCCGCAAGCGCGGCCCATCGCCGAAGGCATGTTGCGTTTGAAGCATGAGCTCGCAGCCGGCCACGCTTCATTCTGCGAACTGATTGAGCCCGATAACGGCGAACGCGTGGACGAAGCCGTGGTCACCTTCTTCGCCAAACCTCATTCTTATACCGCTGATGACGTGGTTGAAATCTCCGCGCACGGCGCGCCGGTGGTTCTGCGATACATCGTGGAGCTGGCCACCGCCCGCGGCGCCCGCCTGGCCGAACCCGGCGAGTTCACCATGCGCGCCTTCCTCAACGGCCGCATTGACCTCACGCAAGCCGAGGCTGTCCGCGATTTGATTGAATCGCAAACCCTCTACCAGGCCAAAGTCGCCGCCCAGCAGCTCGAAGGCGCGCTGTCCAAGCGTCTGCAGCCGGTGAAGAAGCGGCTGGTGGACCTGATCGCCGTGATGGAAGCGGGCATTGACTTTGCGGAAGACGACGTGGCCGTGCTTCCGTCAGAGGAAATCCGCCAGCGCATCAACGCCATCGAATCGCCGCTGGAGCAGCTCCGCGCCAGTTTCGCTTACGGCAAGCTGGTGCATGAAGGGCTCACGCTGGCCATTGTCGGCCGCCCCAACGTGGGTAAATCCAGTTTGTTCAACCGGCTGGTGGAGCGCGAGCGCGCCATCGTGACCGCCACGCCCGGCACCACGCGAGACCTGGTCACCGAAACCGTGGCACTCGGCGGCATACCCATCAAACTGGTGGACACCGCCGGCATCCGCCAATCGAGCGACGAAGCCGAGAGCATCGGCATTCGCAAGTCTTACGAAGCCCTCAGCGAAGCCGACATGGTGCTGGTGGTCCTGGACAGCACGCAGCCCCTTGCCGCGGGCGACCACGACCTGCTCCGCGTTTGCGAGGGCCGGCGCGCGGTGGCTGTCGCCAATAAGAGTGATTTGCCCGGGGCGTGGTCCTGGCAGCTCAGCGCGCGCAAGATTTTCCCCACGTCAGCGCTTACCGGTGAGGGCATTGACGCTCTGCGCGCGGAGATTCTCGCCCAGGTCTCCGGCCACTCCGGCGGTGAGCAGGAAACCGGCTTCCTTACCAATATCCGCCACCAGCGTCTGGTGGAAGAATCCATCGCCAGCCTGGAAGCAGCCCGCGTTGCCGTCGACAGCAAGACCCCGCACGAGATGATCATGCTGGATCTTTACGGCGCGCTGCGTCCGCTCGACGCCATCACCGGCGAGACCACGACAGACGACATTCTGAATCTGATCTTCAGCAGTTTTTGTATTGGGAAGTAA
- a CDS encoding DUF1003 domain-containing protein gives MSTDVNMIGEVPIFELMDDEERAALAQMMDCRDFPEGATLFDFGDPGGEIFILRTGRVEVSLLGSDGQKIVLAENEHGEVVGELSFLDGGPRSATAVAKEPTQVLTMHRERLLEFINQHPHAAIDLLTVVGRRLRVTDELLRTQVSRNVNVEEEERMTLGVRVADKVASFGGSWTFIIIFGVIMLVWVVINTAALFRDHFDPYPFILLNLFLSMTAAIQAPVIMMSQNRQAAKDRLQADLDYQVNLKAELEVASLSRKVDHLHERLEEQWARQDNHRR, from the coding sequence ATGTCCACCGACGTAAACATGATCGGCGAAGTCCCCATTTTCGAACTGATGGACGACGAAGAACGCGCAGCCCTGGCCCAGATGATGGACTGCCGCGACTTCCCCGAAGGCGCCACCTTGTTTGACTTTGGCGATCCCGGCGGCGAAATCTTCATCCTGCGCACCGGCCGCGTGGAAGTCTCCCTCCTCGGCTCAGACGGCCAGAAGATCGTCCTGGCGGAAAACGAGCACGGCGAAGTCGTAGGCGAACTTTCTTTCCTGGATGGCGGTCCGCGCTCGGCCACGGCCGTCGCCAAGGAGCCCACCCAGGTCCTTACCATGCATCGCGAGCGGCTGCTGGAGTTCATCAATCAGCATCCCCACGCCGCCATAGACCTGCTCACCGTGGTGGGCCGCCGCCTGCGCGTTACCGACGAGCTGCTCCGCACACAGGTTTCCCGCAACGTGAACGTGGAAGAAGAAGAGCGTATGACCCTGGGTGTGCGCGTGGCGGACAAAGTTGCCAGCTTCGGCGGCTCCTGGACGTTCATCATTATTTTCGGCGTCATCATGCTGGTTTGGGTGGTCATCAACACCGCAGCGCTGTTTCGCGACCACTTTGATCCTTATCCGTTTATCCTGCTCAACCTGTTTCTCTCCATGACCGCCGCCATCCAGGCCCCGGTCATCATGATGTCGCAGAACCGGCAGGCGGCCAAGGACCGCCTCCAGGCTGATTTGGACTATCAAGTGAATCTCAAAGCTGAGTTGGAAGTCGCGTCGCTGAGCCGCAAAGTTGACCATTTGCACGAACGCTTGGAAGAACAATGGGCCCGCCAGGACAATCACCGGCGATGA
- a CDS encoding single-stranded DNA-binding protein, with protein sequence MLQDKIAAAKKIDALLKNIIASGAFRLKYRITVNPPAMEGLESPEILVEFAGPDSDLVLERGGELLRSFETVVHEALHLHGEEHGKISFDCKGYRAARQQELKMAADVAAEKVLRTGVPYSFAPMSSRERRLIHLAFRDHQSLTTQSDGEGGRRFVVLYPKDYKPPKPNPMRRR encoded by the coding sequence ATGCTTCAAGACAAGATCGCAGCGGCGAAAAAGATTGACGCTCTGTTGAAGAACATCATCGCTTCCGGCGCGTTCCGCCTGAAGTACCGCATCACCGTCAACCCTCCGGCCATGGAAGGCCTGGAGTCGCCGGAGATCCTGGTGGAATTTGCCGGACCGGACAGTGACTTGGTGCTGGAACGCGGTGGTGAACTGCTGCGTTCCTTTGAGACCGTGGTCCATGAGGCGCTGCATCTGCATGGCGAAGAGCACGGCAAAATTTCCTTTGACTGCAAAGGCTACCGTGCGGCCCGCCAACAAGAACTGAAAATGGCCGCCGACGTGGCGGCGGAAAAAGTACTGCGCACCGGCGTCCCCTATTCTTTTGCTCCCATGTCGTCGCGTGAACGCCGTTTGATCCACTTGGCCTTCCGCGACCACCAGTCCTTGACCACGCAAAGCGACGGCGAGGGCGGACGCCGCTTCGTTGTGCTTTATCCCAAAGACTACAAGCCCCCCAAGCCCAATCCCATGCGTCGGCGATAG